Proteins from a single region of Ensifer adhaerens:
- the gcvA gene encoding transcriptional regulator GcvA, whose product MATSLPSLASLRAFEATARHLSVTKAANELNVTPGAVSLQVRELEQTLGVTLFERRPRQLVLTEDGSIYFSTLRRAFRMMREATEELTARKRAPVLTVSCTPTFAAQWLVPRIGAFELQVPGIDVRISTTNRLTDFNSDGVDVAVRHGLGRYDGLVSERLIDDDPVPVIHPALRAKLPLDTPSDLAGHALLHDVHRQDWRLWLDAAGAEGVDPGRGPVFVNSNGAIEAAKAGDGVALVRLSLVARELAEGLLVAPFPEGVMTGLAYHLVYPPAALDRPPVVAFRSWIIAEARTSQVVEDPSIRAPQRPTLKAVR is encoded by the coding sequence ATGGCAACATCCCTTCCCTCACTCGCCTCCCTTCGCGCCTTCGAAGCGACGGCGCGACATCTGAGCGTCACCAAGGCCGCCAACGAACTCAACGTGACGCCCGGCGCCGTCAGCCTGCAGGTCCGGGAGCTCGAGCAGACGCTCGGCGTGACGCTCTTTGAGCGGCGGCCGAGGCAACTGGTTCTGACCGAAGATGGCAGCATCTATTTTTCGACGCTCAGACGCGCTTTCCGCATGATGCGGGAGGCGACAGAGGAGCTGACGGCGCGCAAGCGCGCGCCGGTGCTGACGGTGAGCTGTACGCCGACCTTTGCCGCGCAATGGCTGGTGCCGCGCATCGGCGCTTTCGAGCTGCAAGTGCCCGGCATCGATGTGCGCATCAGCACCACGAACCGGCTGACGGATTTCAACAGTGACGGCGTCGACGTCGCCGTCCGGCATGGGCTCGGTCGTTATGACGGCTTGGTCAGCGAACGGCTGATCGACGACGACCCGGTTCCGGTCATCCATCCGGCACTTCGGGCCAAGCTGCCGCTCGACACGCCGAGCGACCTCGCCGGCCATGCGCTGTTGCACGACGTGCACCGCCAGGACTGGCGGCTGTGGCTGGATGCGGCAGGAGCCGAAGGGGTAGATCCCGGCCGAGGACCGGTCTTCGTCAACAGCAACGGCGCCATCGAGGCGGCCAAGGCCGGCGACGGCGTTGCCCTGGTGCGCCTGTCACTCGTGGCGCGCGAACTTGCCGAGGGCCTGCTGGTGGCCCCCTTCCCGGAGGGGGTGATGACCGGCCTTGCCTATCACCTGGTCTATCCGCCGGCCGCTCTCGACCGACCGCCGGTCGTCGCCTTCCGCAGCTGGATCATCGCGGAGGCCCGCACATCCCAGGTCGTCGAGGACCCGTCGATCAGGGCGCCTCAGCGACCGACTTTGAAGGCGGTGCGCTAG
- a CDS encoding RNA polymerase sigma factor: protein MTDTAWIDLALVSARPQAVGALLRYFRNLDTAEEAFQEACIRALKTWPKSGPPRDPAAWLIFVGRNSGIDKVRRQSRETALPPEEILSDLEDQEGNLADRIDGSHYRDDILRLLFVCSNPALPATQQIALALRIVSGLSVKQIARAFLVSEAAMEQRITRAKSRVAAAGLAFETPDAADRADRLAAVATMIYLVFNEGYSAMNGPDSVSADLCGEAIRLGRLLLELFPAEPEIMGLTALMMIQHSRARARFDADGAVILLEDQDRGLWDRLLIDEALAMIDRAMGYRQPGAYQIQAAIAALHARAARPEDTDWAQIDLLYQALERLQPSPVITLNRAVAVSKRKGPEAALAMIEPLADKLSGYFYFHGLSGHLLKQLGKVREARVAFDHAIALATNAAECAYIRMQLDKLDELDEEPGLTEKR, encoded by the coding sequence ATGACAGACACAGCCTGGATAGACCTCGCACTCGTTTCAGCCCGGCCGCAGGCAGTGGGCGCATTGCTGCGCTATTTCCGCAATCTCGATACGGCCGAGGAAGCGTTTCAGGAGGCCTGCATCCGGGCATTGAAGACCTGGCCGAAAAGCGGACCGCCGCGCGATCCGGCCGCCTGGCTGATCTTCGTCGGCCGCAACAGCGGCATCGACAAGGTAAGGCGCCAGTCACGCGAAACGGCACTGCCGCCCGAAGAAATTCTCTCCGACCTTGAGGATCAGGAGGGCAATCTCGCCGACCGGATCGACGGCTCCCACTATCGCGACGACATTCTTCGCCTGCTGTTCGTCTGCAGTAATCCGGCTCTGCCGGCAACCCAGCAGATCGCGCTGGCACTGCGCATCGTCTCGGGCCTCTCGGTCAAGCAGATCGCCCGCGCTTTCCTTGTCAGCGAGGCAGCGATGGAGCAGCGCATCACCCGCGCCAAGTCCCGTGTCGCGGCCGCCGGCCTTGCCTTCGAGACACCCGACGCCGCCGATCGTGCCGACCGGCTCGCGGCCGTAGCCACGATGATCTACCTCGTCTTCAACGAGGGCTATTCGGCGATGAACGGGCCGGACAGCGTCTCGGCCGATCTCTGCGGCGAGGCGATTAGGCTCGGGCGCCTGTTGCTGGAGCTTTTTCCCGCAGAACCGGAGATCATGGGGCTGACGGCGCTGATGATGATCCAGCATTCCCGCGCCCGGGCCCGCTTTGATGCGGACGGAGCCGTTATCCTGCTGGAAGACCAGGATCGTGGATTGTGGGACCGCCTGCTGATCGATGAGGCTCTGGCGATGATCGACAGGGCCATGGGCTACCGCCAGCCCGGTGCCTATCAGATCCAGGCGGCGATCGCCGCGCTGCATGCGCGCGCGGCGCGGCCCGAAGATACGGACTGGGCGCAGATCGACCTGCTCTATCAGGCACTCGAACGCCTGCAACCATCGCCGGTGATCACCCTGAACCGGGCGGTTGCCGTGTCGAAGCGGAAAGGCCCCGAGGCCGCGCTTGCGATGATCGAGCCGCTCGCCGACAAGCTGTCGGGCTACTTCTATTTCCACGGTCTGAGCGGGCATCTCCTGAAACAGCTCGGCAAGGTGCGCGAGGCGCGCGTTGCCTTCGATCATGCCATAGCGCTTGCGACCAACGCCGCCGAATGCGCCTATATCCGCATGCAGCTCGACAAACTCGACGAGCTCGACGAGGAGCCCGGTCTCACCGAAAAAAGATAA
- a CDS encoding DoxX family protein, which translates to MNTSLAIPAPTARSVILGRVLSGVLVAFLVFDAAIKLVPLPVVTETMVALGYSADQNLARLLGVLTLLCTVLYVIPRTSILGAILLTGYLGGAMATHLRAGSPLFTHLLFGFYLGVIAWGGLWLRDPRVRNLIPFKN; encoded by the coding sequence ATGAACACCAGTCTTGCCATTCCTGCCCCGACGGCCAGGTCCGTCATCCTCGGCCGTGTCTTGAGCGGCGTGCTCGTGGCCTTCCTTGTCTTCGATGCCGCGATCAAGCTGGTGCCGCTTCCGGTCGTCACCGAAACCATGGTGGCGCTTGGATACTCCGCGGATCAGAACCTTGCGCGTCTGCTCGGCGTGCTCACGCTGCTCTGCACCGTGCTTTACGTGATCCCGCGGACCTCGATCCTCGGCGCCATCCTGCTGACCGGCTATCTCGGCGGCGCCATGGCGACACATCTTCGTGCCGGTAGCCCGCTTTTCACCCACCTGCTCTTCGGCTTCTATCTCGGCGTCATCGCCTGGGGCGGCCTTTGGCTCAGAGATCCGCGGGTGCGCAACCTCATCCCGTTCAAGAACTGA
- the hemW gene encoding radical SAM family heme chaperone HemW — translation MQTATLSAIGDGMDPGFGVYVHWPFCAAKCPYCDFNSHVRHQPVDQPRFVSAFLKEMEEVRELSGPRTVTSIFMGGGTPSLMEPATVDAILQGIARHWHVPDGIEITMEANPSSVEATRFHGYRAAGVNRVSLGVQALNDRDLKFLGRLHNVEDALKAIRLAREIFPRMSFDLIYARPNQTVDEWERELKEAVSYAVDHLSLYQLTIEEGTPFYGLHKAGKLVVPDGEQSAVLYEATQEITVSIGMPAYEVSNHARPGAESRHNLTYWRYGDYAGIGPGAHGRLGIGSGKIATSTERKPEDWLHLVETYGHGMIERESLDLEAQSDELLLMGLRLKEGVDLARWQTLSGRDPDPEREQFLIDHGFIERLGNSRLRCTPAGMLILDAVVADLACP, via the coding sequence ATGCAGACAGCCACGCTATCGGCGATCGGTGACGGCATGGACCCCGGCTTCGGGGTCTATGTGCATTGGCCGTTCTGCGCAGCCAAGTGCCCCTATTGCGACTTCAACAGCCATGTGCGCCACCAGCCGGTGGACCAGCCACGCTTCGTGTCCGCCTTCCTCAAGGAAATGGAGGAGGTGCGCGAACTCTCCGGCCCCCGCACCGTCACCAGCATCTTCATGGGCGGCGGCACGCCGTCGCTGATGGAGCCGGCAACGGTGGACGCGATCCTCCAGGGCATCGCCCGCCATTGGCACGTGCCCGACGGCATCGAGATCACTATGGAGGCCAACCCTTCGAGCGTCGAAGCGACGCGCTTCCATGGCTACCGCGCTGCCGGCGTCAACCGTGTCTCGCTCGGCGTCCAGGCGCTGAACGACCGGGACCTGAAATTCCTCGGGCGGCTGCACAATGTCGAGGATGCGTTGAAGGCGATCCGGTTGGCGCGCGAGATTTTCCCGCGCATGTCCTTCGACCTGATCTATGCCCGCCCCAACCAGACAGTTGACGAGTGGGAGCGCGAGCTGAAGGAAGCCGTCTCCTATGCGGTTGACCACCTGTCGCTCTACCAGCTGACGATCGAGGAAGGCACGCCCTTCTATGGACTGCACAAGGCCGGCAAGCTCGTCGTGCCGGACGGCGAGCAATCGGCGGTGCTCTATGAGGCGACTCAGGAGATCACGGTATCGATCGGCATGCCGGCCTATGAAGTCTCCAACCACGCCCGACCGGGTGCCGAAAGCCGGCACAACCTCACCTACTGGCGCTATGGCGACTACGCCGGCATCGGCCCCGGCGCCCATGGGCGCCTCGGCATCGGCAGCGGCAAGATTGCGACCTCCACGGAGCGCAAGCCCGAGGACTGGCTGCACCTTGTCGAGACCTACGGCCACGGCATGATCGAACGGGAATCTTTGGATCTCGAGGCGCAATCCGACGAACTGCTGCTCATGGGCTTGCGCCTGAAGGAAGGCGTCGATCTTGCCCGCTGGCAGACCCTTTCTGGCCGCGATCCGGACCCGGAGCGCGAACAGTTCCTGATCGACCACGGCTTCATCGAGCGGCTAGGCAACTCGCGCCTGCGCTGCACGCCGGCCGGCATGCTGATCCTCGACGCGGTTGTCGCTGATCTCGCCTGCCCCTGA
- the dnaA gene encoding chromosomal replication initiator protein DnaA: MRHDALFERVSARLKAQVGPDVFASWFGRLKLHSVSKSVVRLSVPTTFLKSWINNRYLDLITSIFQQEDGEILKVEILVRTATRGARPSTQEDVLPQATETAPTAPARRPAAAQPVATVAAAAVASVQKPTQAPLFGSPLDQRYNFENFVEGSSNRVALAAARTIAEAGAGAVRFNPLFIHSSVGLGKTHLLQAIAIQALQSARAPRVVYLTAEYFMWRFATAIRDNDALSLKESLRNIDLLIIDDMQFLQGKSIQHEFCHLLNMLLDSAKQVVVAADRAPWELESLDSRVRSRLQGGVAIEMDGPDYDMRLEMLKRRLDVARQDDGSLDIPGDILSHVARNVTASGRELEGAFNQLLFRRSFEPQLSIERVDELLGHLVNAGEPRRVRIEDIQRVVAKHYNVSRQELVSNRRTRVIVKPRQIAMYLSKTLTPRSFPEIGRRFGGRDHTTVLHAVRKIEELISGDTKLSHEIELLKRLINE, encoded by the coding sequence ATGAGGCACGACGCACTGTTCGAGCGAGTAAGTGCGCGTCTCAAGGCTCAGGTCGGTCCGGATGTCTTTGCAAGCTGGTTTGGGCGTCTGAAGCTCCATTCCGTATCCAAGAGCGTCGTGCGCCTTTCGGTGCCGACCACGTTCCTGAAGTCCTGGATCAACAATCGTTATCTCGATCTCATCACGTCGATCTTCCAGCAGGAAGACGGCGAGATTCTGAAGGTCGAAATCCTGGTGCGCACGGCTACTCGTGGCGCCCGGCCGTCGACACAGGAAGACGTGCTGCCGCAGGCAACCGAAACGGCGCCAACTGCACCTGCGCGCCGTCCGGCAGCGGCCCAGCCGGTCGCAACCGTCGCCGCAGCGGCGGTCGCGAGTGTGCAGAAGCCGACCCAGGCGCCGCTTTTCGGCTCGCCGCTCGACCAGCGCTATAATTTCGAAAACTTCGTCGAGGGTTCCTCGAACCGCGTCGCGCTTGCCGCTGCCCGGACGATCGCGGAAGCCGGCGCCGGTGCCGTGCGGTTCAACCCGCTCTTCATCCATTCGAGCGTCGGCCTCGGCAAGACGCACCTCCTGCAGGCGATCGCCATCCAGGCGCTGCAGAGCGCACGTGCTCCGCGCGTAGTCTATCTGACCGCCGAATACTTCATGTGGCGTTTCGCGACAGCGATCCGCGACAACGATGCGCTGTCGCTGAAGGAGTCCCTGCGCAACATCGATCTCTTGATCATCGACGACATGCAGTTCCTGCAGGGCAAGTCGATCCAGCACGAGTTCTGCCATCTCCTGAACATGCTGCTCGATTCCGCCAAGCAGGTCGTCGTTGCCGCCGACCGCGCTCCGTGGGAGCTGGAATCGCTCGACAGCCGGGTTCGCTCGCGTCTCCAGGGCGGTGTCGCCATCGAGATGGACGGGCCCGACTACGACATGCGCCTCGAAATGCTGAAGCGCCGGCTGGACGTCGCGCGCCAGGACGATGGATCGCTCGACATTCCCGGCGATATCCTGAGCCATGTCGCCCGCAATGTGACGGCAAGCGGTCGTGAGCTCGAAGGTGCGTTCAACCAGCTTCTGTTCCGTCGTTCCTTCGAGCCGCAGCTCTCGATCGAGCGCGTCGATGAACTGCTCGGCCACCTCGTGAACGCCGGCGAGCCGCGCCGTGTGCGGATCGAGGACATCCAGCGCGTCGTTGCCAAGCATTACAACGTCTCGCGCCAGGAGCTCGTCTCCAACCGCCGCACCCGCGTTATCGTCAAGCCGCGCCAGATTGCCATGTATCTGTCGAAGACGCTGACGCCGCGCTCCTTCCCGGAGATCGGCCGTCGCTTTGGCGGACGTGACCACACGACGGTGCTGCATGCCGTGCGCAAGATCGAAGAGCTGATTTCGGGTGACACCAAGCTCAGCCACGAGATCGAGCTTCTGAAGCGTCTGATCAACGAATAG
- a CDS encoding DUF1801 domain-containing protein, with the protein MTKTVNDYIAGLSGTPAEVAKRLHAALLAAGGLTDIVKWGHPVYEAGGTVCLLKGAKDHVTFGFWRGAEMLDVDPRLEKGGGKGDMAYIRVRSVDDVDDAQVARLVARGIELNRLKGDPMK; encoded by the coding sequence ATGACCAAGACAGTGAACGACTACATTGCCGGTCTTTCCGGCACCCCCGCCGAAGTGGCGAAGCGTTTGCATGCCGCGCTTCTGGCGGCGGGCGGGCTGACAGACATCGTCAAGTGGGGCCATCCCGTCTACGAGGCCGGCGGCACGGTCTGTCTGCTCAAGGGCGCAAAGGATCATGTCACCTTCGGCTTCTGGCGCGGCGCCGAGATGCTCGATGTCGACCCTCGGCTGGAGAAGGGCGGCGGCAAGGGCGATATGGCCTATATCCGCGTGCGTAGCGTCGACGATGTCGACGACGCCCAGGTCGCCCGGCTCGTTGCAAGGGGCATCGAACTCAATCGCCTGAAAGGCGATCCGATGAAGTAG
- a CDS encoding YciI family protein: MLYAVFCYNNENVTSEWSKEQDEKVMRDLAAVQGKYAEAGKLGPVARLMPTTTATTLRHSHSETIVTDGPFAETKEQLLGFYVVDCASVDEALEFARDLSSANPAAGSYEIRPLAIYKPSELAS; encoded by the coding sequence ATGCTTTACGCCGTGTTTTGCTACAACAACGAAAACGTCACCAGTGAATGGAGCAAGGAGCAGGATGAAAAGGTCATGCGCGACTTGGCGGCCGTGCAGGGCAAGTATGCCGAAGCCGGAAAACTTGGACCGGTGGCGCGCCTGATGCCGACGACAACGGCGACGACGCTCCGCCACAGCCACAGCGAGACGATCGTCACCGACGGTCCCTTTGCCGAGACCAAGGAGCAATTGCTCGGCTTCTACGTCGTCGATTGCGCGTCTGTCGACGAAGCGCTCGAATTTGCCCGTGACCTGAGTTCCGCCAATCCGGCTGCCGGCTCCTATGAAATCCGTCCCCTTGCCATCTACAAACCCAGTGAGCTTGCTTCATGA
- a CDS encoding DMT family transporter, which translates to MVQPVQAKVMGAREWGMLILLSLLWGGSFFFIGIAVKALPPITIVALRVSLAAIALLVIIRLMGLSMPRDRRVWLAFFGMGLLNNLIPFSLIVWGQTHIASGLASILNATTPLFGVIVAHLLTDDEKLTVNRFAGVVVGFLGVAMMIGPAALGGLGSNLLAQIAVLGAALSYALAGVFARRFKRMGVAPIVTATGQVSASSIMLVPLSLLVDHPWTLPVPGLDVWAAIVGIALISTALAYVLFFRILETSGVTNLMLVTFLIPVSAILLGAMFLGETLETKHFLGMALIAAGLAAIDGRLLRLLRRPAVDPNLECRENG; encoded by the coding sequence ATGGTACAGCCTGTTCAAGCCAAGGTCATGGGAGCCCGGGAATGGGGCATGCTGATCCTTCTGTCCCTGCTATGGGGCGGCTCCTTCTTTTTCATCGGCATCGCCGTCAAGGCGCTGCCGCCCATCACCATCGTGGCGCTGCGGGTAAGCCTCGCCGCGATCGCGCTGCTCGTCATTATACGCCTGATGGGCTTGTCGATGCCGCGGGACCGTCGCGTCTGGCTGGCGTTCTTCGGCATGGGACTGCTCAACAACCTGATCCCCTTCTCGCTCATCGTCTGGGGGCAGACGCATATCGCCAGCGGCCTTGCCTCGATCCTCAACGCGACAACGCCGCTCTTCGGCGTGATCGTGGCGCATCTTCTGACCGATGACGAGAAGCTGACCGTCAACCGCTTCGCCGGCGTCGTCGTCGGTTTCCTCGGCGTCGCCATGATGATTGGCCCGGCAGCGCTTGGTGGCCTCGGCTCGAACCTGCTTGCCCAGATCGCCGTGCTCGGCGCAGCACTCTCCTATGCGCTCGCCGGCGTCTTTGCCCGCCGTTTCAAGCGCATGGGGGTCGCGCCGATCGTGACGGCGACCGGTCAGGTCTCCGCCTCCAGCATCATGCTGGTGCCGCTGTCGCTGCTCGTCGATCATCCGTGGACGCTGCCCGTGCCCGGGCTCGACGTCTGGGCGGCGATCGTCGGCATCGCCCTGATCTCGACGGCGCTCGCCTACGTCCTGTTCTTCCGCATTCTCGAAACGTCAGGTGTCACCAATCTGATGCTCGTCACCTTCCTGATCCCGGTCAGCGCCATCCTGCTCGGCGCGATGTTCCTCGGCGAAACGCTGGAGACCAAGCATTTCCTTGGCATGGCGCTGATTGCGGCTGGTCTGGCGGCAATCGATGGGCGGCTGCTGCGCCTCTTGCGCCGACCGGCGGTCGACCCCAACTTGGAATGCCGCGAAAACGGTTGA